The nucleotide window GCGGACGCGTGCTCGACCTGTTTGCCGGATCGGGGTCGCTCGGCATCGAAGCATTGAGCCGCGGCGCCGAGTTCGTGGATTTTGTCGAGCAGGATCGCGACGCCTGCCGGGTTCTGCGCGAGAACCTTGTGCGGCTCGGTTTCGACGCCCAGGCGCGGATTCACATGCGTACGGTGGAGCAGTACCTGGGTGGCACACCGGTGGCGTACGACCTGCTGTTCATGGACGCGCCGTATCCGGCGCGCGTCTCGGCCGCCCTGCTGGAGCGCATCGCCGGCGGCGTTTGGCTGGCGCCGGACGGCGTGGTGTGCATCGGCCATCACAAGCACGAGGATATGCCGGAGGCCGCCGGCCTGCTGGAGCGGATCAAGTACCGCTGTTTCGGCGCGTCGTGCATATCCATTTATGCCGTGCCGGAAGCCAACACGGGGGATAACAACGTATGACCATTGCCGTCTACCCGGCCACTTTTGACCCCATCCACAACGGCCATATCGATATTGCCGTCCGCGCGGCGCGCATCTTCGACGTCGTGATCGCGGCCGCGTACGCGCGGCCGTCGAAAAACGTCATGTTCTCGGTCGCGGAACGTCTCGAACTGCTGCGGCAGGCGTTCAAGGGCATGCGCAACATCCAGGTTGCGTCGTATGACACACTGACGGTGGATTTTGCGCGCGACCGCAACGCCACCGTCATCATCCGCGGCCTGCGCGACGTGTCGGACTTTGAACTGGAGTTCAAGCAGGCACTGATGTACCGGCACCTGATGCCCGACGTGGATGTCGTCAACTTCATCACCAACAGCGACTACGGCTACGTGAGTTCCAGCCTGCTCAAAGAAGTCGCGATGCTCGGCGGCAATATCGACCAGTTGGTGCCGCCGCATGTGGCGATCGCCATGCGGGACAAACTGCGCGCCATGGACGTCGAGGCGCGCGCGCAAGTCAAAATGGTCGCACTCTCAAACGACTGACCAACCCGGAGCCGAATCCATGGACATTCTCTTCCTCGTTGACAAGCTCGAAAAACTCGTGCAGGACAGCCGCAAGATGCCGCTGAGCAACCTGCGATTGATCGACGAGCATGCGATGCTGGAGTTGGTCGATCAACTGCGCACGACAATTCCGGAAGAGGTCAAGACGGCGCGGCAAATTCAGCAGCAGAAAGACCGCATCATCGCGCAGGGCAAGGAAGAGGCCAACCGGCTGGTCGAGATTGCGCGCCAGCAGGCGAACGACATGCTTTCCACCAGCGAGGTGTCGC belongs to Chloroflexota bacterium and includes:
- the rsmD gene encoding 16S rRNA (guanine(966)-N(2))-methyltransferase RsmD, which translates into the protein MRVIAGTARGREVRAPRGMSTRPMMDIVKGSLFNMLDALDGVGGRVLDLFAGSGSLGIEALSRGAEFVDFVEQDRDACRVLRENLVRLGFDAQARIHMRTVEQYLGGTPVAYDLLFMDAPYPARVSAALLERIAGGVWLAPDGVVCIGHHKHEDMPEAAGLLERIKYRCFGASCISIYAVPEANTGDNNV
- the coaD gene encoding pantetheine-phosphate adenylyltransferase, encoding MTIAVYPATFDPIHNGHIDIAVRAARIFDVVIAAAYARPSKNVMFSVAERLELLRQAFKGMRNIQVASYDTLTVDFARDRNATVIIRGLRDVSDFELEFKQALMYRHLMPDVDVVNFITNSDYGYVSSSLLKEVAMLGGNIDQLVPPHVAIAMRDKLRAMDVEARAQVKMVALSND